In Equus przewalskii isolate Varuska chromosome 22, EquPr2, whole genome shotgun sequence, the following proteins share a genomic window:
- the LOC103558748 gene encoding interferon alpha-2, producing the protein MALPFSLLMALVVLSCHSSCSLGCDLPHTHSLGNTRVLMLLGQMRRISPFSCLKDRNDFGFPQEVFDGNQFRKPQAISAVHETIQQIFHLFSTDGSSAAWDESLLDKLYTGLYQQLTELEACLSQEVGVEETPLMNEDSLLAVRRYFQRIALYLQEKKYSPCAWEIVRAEIMRCFSSSTNLQQS; encoded by the coding sequence ATGGCTCTACCCTTTTCCTTACTGATGGCCCTGGTGGTGCTCAGCTGCCACTCCAGCTGCTCTCTGGGATGTGACCTGCCTCACACCCATAGCCTGGGCAACACAAGGGTCTTGATGCTCCTGGGACAAATGAGGAGAATCTCCCCCTTCTCCTGCCTGAAGGACAGAAATGACTTTGGATTCCCCCAGGAGGTGTTTGACGGCAACCAGTTCCGGAAGCCTCAAGCCATCTCCGCGGTCCATGAGACGATCCAACAGATCTTCCACCTCTTCAGCACAGACGGCTCGTCTGCTGCCTGGGACGAGAGCCTCCTAGACAAGCTCTACACTGGACTCTATCAGCAGCTGACTGAGCTGGAAGCCTGTCTgagccaggaggtgggggtggaagaGACGCCCCTGATGAACGAGGACTCCCTGCTGGCTGTGAGGAGATACTTCCAAAGAATCGCTCTCTATCTGCAAGAGAAGAAATACAGCCCTTGTGCCTGGGAGATCGTCAGAGCAGAAATCATGAGATGCTTCTCTTCATCCACAAACTTGCAGCAGAgttaa
- the LOC139078426 gene encoding WW domain-binding protein 11-like has translation MEQSIAIAISRETWESRISALRLYHSDTERAATAQQRAQTPVAAPSGRQGAPVLAVTDPPAPPAQRDPPGAPAADTGRPGASPSAGARPGRGAAGLRDRAGRDNAEQTLPFGPTRRGAPPGPRQSLPLPAPARVHPSLSPGRSGPHRFQERALIRGPAARGQSVLWAVSRLRRLSGEKDTNSGKRRRSYNLDSRDGILRPPPVE, from the coding sequence ATGGAGCAGAGCATCGCCATTGCCATCAGCAGAGAAACCTGGGAGTCCAGAATCTCAGCACTTCGCCTGTACCACAGTGACACTGAGCGCGCGGCCACCGCTCAACAGCGCGCGCAAACCCCCGTCGCTGCCCCCAGCGGCCGGCAGGGGGCGCCCGTACTCGCCGTGACCGACCCTCCGGCGCCGCCCGCCCAGCGGGACCCGCCTGGGGCTCCGGCCGCGGACACCGGGAGACCCGGCGCGTCGCCGTCCGCGGGAGCCCGGCCCGGGCGAGGCGCCGCGGGGCTCAGGGACCGCGCGGGGCGGGACAACGCGGAGCAAACGCTTCCTTTCGGCCCGACGCGGCGGGGAGCTCCGCCGGGGCCCCGCCAGAGCCTTCCGCTGCCTGCGCCTGCCCGCGTccatccttccctttctcctggaAGGTCGGGGCCACACCGTTTCCAAGAGCGCGCGCTCATTCGGGGACCGGCGGCTCGAGGTCAGAGCGTGCTGTGGGCTGTTTCCAGGCTCAGGAGGCTTTCTGGGGAGAAAGACACGAATTCGGGGAAACGGAGACGCAGCTACAATCTGGACAGTAGGGACGGAATATTGCGACCCCCTCCAGTGGAATGA
- the LOC103558747 gene encoding interferon alpha-2-like — protein MAQIHLLEAGVMLCSILACSLGRDSPWIHSLKNREIFMLLRQLEKIHSKSCLNDGTYFKFPWESETITQIRKTQGTCFHYVMLQEIINLFNTDDSRAAWNNALLDQLLSRLHHSLEQLEKENLACPYLGTVARNYFQKINHYLKEKEFSPCAWEVVRGEMEVCLSLM, from the coding sequence ATGGCCCAGATCCATTTGCTAGAGGCAGGAGTGATGCTCTGCTCCATCCTTGCCTGCTCTCTTGGCAGGGACTCGCCTTGGATCCATAGCCTAAAAAACAGGGAGATCTTCATGCTGTTGAGACAGCTGGAAAAAATCCACTCTAAGTCATGCCTGAACGACGGAACCTACTTCAAATTTCCTTGGGAAAGCGAGACTATCACCCAAATCCGGAAGACGCAGGGCACCTGTTTCCACTATGTGATGCTCCAGGAGATCATCAACCTCTTCAACACAGACGACAGCCGTGCTGCTTGGAACAACGCCCTCCTGGATCAACTACTCTCTAGGCTTCATCACAGCCTGGAgcagctggaaaaagaaaacctggcTTGTCCCTATTTGGGAACTGTTGCCCGGAATTACTTCCAAAAAATCAATCACTATCTGAAGGAAAAGGAATTCAGCCCCTGTGCCTGGGAGGTTGTCAGAGGGGAAATGGAAGTGTGCCTCTCCCTCATGTAA